The window CCTGCGACAAAACGAGGTTTATCTGCAGTCGAATATTCATCAGCACACTGTCGTGCAAGCTTTGCTCCTGCAAAGGCAATATCACGGGAGAAACTCTCCATGTGGTAATCCGCTTGCGAAATACGCTGTGCAGAGAATGTGTTAGTACTGATAATGTCAGCTCCAGCCTCTAAATAACGACGGTGAATATCCTCAATAATATCAGGGCGTGATAGATTCAACATATCATTATTACCCTGATAATTGAGCATCTGTAAAAGTTCAAGGTTACCTCGGAAGTCTTTCTCCGTCAAGTTATATCCTTGAATCATAGTGCCCATCGCACCATCTAAAATCAGTATTCTATCTTTAATGTTATCCCTTAACTTCATTACTCTTTTTAATAGTGTTTCTTTGCCCGATCCATCTCTCGTCGGTCTTCTTTTTCTTTTAGTGTTTGACGCTTGTCGTATTCTTTCTTACCCCTTGCTAACGCAATATCAACCTTTGCTCGTCCGTTCTCATCGATGAAGATAAGTGTTGGAATAATTGTGAAGCCTGGGTTCTTTGATTCTGCTTCAAGGTTGCGTATTTCTTTTCGGTTTAATAAGAGTTTTCGGGGGCGTTTTGCCTCATGATTGGCATACGACCCATAGAAATAAGGAGATATATTCATCCCCTGTACCCACATTTCACCTTTTGTTATATAGCAGTAAGAATCAACCAACGAAGCCTTACCAGCACGGATAGACTTTATCTCAGTACCAGTAAGAACAATACCTGCAGTGTAAGTGTCAACAAAGAAATATTCGAATGAAGCTTTCTTGTTTCTTATCTGAACAGGCGATTTCTTTCTTTTCTCTTGTTGTTCCTTATTCATTTTCAATTGTTGCAAAATTCTCAATATGGTCATCGATGTAGGCAGCAATCATTGCACACCATCGTTCCTCATTGACCACAAATTCATCATCAAACTCGTCAAATTCTGGCATCTGTTCGTATAAAGCCATGAAATCTTCGTCAGACTCAACAGCTTCAATTGCCTCACGATA of the Prevotella melaninogenica genome contains:
- the smpB gene encoding SsrA-binding protein SmpB — protein: MNKEQQEKRKKSPVQIRNKKASFEYFFVDTYTAGIVLTGTEIKSIRAGKASLVDSYCYITKGEMWVQGMNISPYFYGSYANHEAKRPRKLLLNRKEIRNLEAESKNPGFTIIPTLIFIDENGRAKVDIALARGKKEYDKRQTLKEKEDRREMDRAKKHY